In the genome of Thermococcus sp., one region contains:
- a CDS encoding DMT family transporter, with translation MQTLIIGVILALASAFSWASATILVRLGLRKLSPIGANIFRLYVASTSFLIIFALTGNLTVFKLPAGLLLLAFISAQFGFVIGDYFYFNALKRMGVSRTVPITSTYPLWAILWAILFLGKRVKPHVIIGAVLVVLAIIVVKKAEEEEHADRLGFIFAFIAPISWSIAITLMDYLTRSIPSLQLAGVRMVFAAMGISVFLPRYGGEVIQISRREAMTLAGAAVLGLILGQYLFVYSVSLVGSPIAAPVSAINPIIASLLAVLILKEKPNARIFEGLTLAVVGVVLISVG, from the coding sequence ATGCAAACGTTAATCATTGGAGTCATATTGGCGCTTGCATCGGCATTTTCTTGGGCCTCGGCTACGATACTGGTCAGATTAGGCCTTAGAAAGCTGTCACCAATTGGGGCAAACATCTTCAGGCTTTACGTTGCCTCAACATCCTTCCTCATAATTTTTGCCCTGACTGGAAACCTGACCGTTTTTAAACTTCCGGCAGGACTCCTCCTCCTAGCCTTTATCTCAGCACAGTTCGGCTTCGTTATAGGCGATTACTTCTACTTCAACGCCCTGAAAAGGATGGGCGTCTCAAGAACAGTCCCAATAACATCAACATATCCCCTCTGGGCGATTCTTTGGGCAATCCTCTTTCTGGGCAAAAGGGTCAAGCCCCACGTGATTATTGGTGCCGTTCTCGTCGTCCTAGCAATCATCGTTGTCAAGAAGGCGGAGGAAGAGGAGCACGCCGACAGGCTCGGTTTCATCTTTGCATTCATCGCCCCAATCTCTTGGAGCATCGCCATAACCCTCATGGACTACCTTACGAGGAGCATACCTTCCCTTCAGCTTGCAGGCGTCAGGATGGTCTTCGCGGCCATGGGAATTTCGGTCTTTCTCCCGAGGTACGGTGGCGAGGTGATTCAGATAAGCAGAAGGGAAGCCATGACCCTGGCGGGCGCCGCCGTCCTAGGCCTAATCCTCGGGCAGTATCTATTCGTGTATTCGGTTTCCCTCGTCGGTTCGCCAATAGCGGCACCGGTTTCAGCGATAAACCCAATAATAGCATCCCTACTGGCCGTTCTTATCCTCAAGGAGAAGCCAAATGCAAGGATATTTGAGGGTCTAACCCTAGCTGTCGTAGGTGTCGTTCTTATCTCAGTGGGCTAA
- a CDS encoding CBS domain-containing protein yields the protein MVVIPRPIDPREIRRIRKELGITQEELAKKAGVTQAYIAKLEAGKVDPRLSTLNRILQALLECKKAQPRARDVMSSPVISVKPYEKVETVIRLMNEHNISQIPVVSGNKVVGSVTERTLVRQSLEYEDIYDQKVMEIMEEPFPIVNEEEDLEVVKYLLEDNPAVLVQNREGKIVGIITRVDLFRVGKT from the coding sequence ATGGTGGTTATCCCCCGGCCCATCGACCCCAGGGAAATCAGGCGGATTCGAAAGGAGCTCGGCATAACCCAGGAGGAGCTCGCAAAGAAGGCAGGGGTTACTCAAGCGTACATAGCGAAGCTCGAAGCTGGCAAAGTTGACCCGAGGCTCTCAACGCTGAACAGAATCCTCCAGGCCCTTCTTGAATGTAAAAAGGCTCAGCCAAGGGCGAGGGACGTTATGTCCTCTCCGGTAATCTCAGTCAAGCCCTACGAGAAGGTGGAAACGGTCATCAGGCTGATGAACGAGCACAACATCTCTCAGATTCCCGTCGTTTCCGGAAACAAGGTGGTTGGTTCGGTAACGGAGCGAACACTCGTTAGACAGAGCCTTGAGTACGAGGACATTTACGACCAAAAGGTTATGGAAATAATGGAAGAACCGTTCCCTATCGTTAATGAGGAGGAAGATTTGGAAGTTGTCAAGTATCTCCTTGAGGACAACCCGGCTGTCCTCGTCCAGAACAGGGAGGGGAAAATTGTTGGAATAATAACCCGGGTTGACCTCTTCAGGGTAGGTAAAACCTAA